From one Pseudomonadota bacterium genomic stretch:
- a CDS encoding FliI/YscN family ATPase, whose protein sequence is MAPWVRAVANATTVKMHGKVTNVVGLAIESEGPTCKMAELCYIYPKDSDDPPIEAEVVGFKGNRVVLMPLGEVRGIGPGCEVRATGGPLMVAVGHALLGRVLDGLGNPIDGKGPIDPDAMYSVHNEVVNPFLRPRITKPLQTGVRVLDGLLTLGRGQRVGIFAGSGVGKSTLLGMIARNTDADVNVLTLIGERNRELRDFIELDLGEEGLKRSVCVVATSDKPALVRRMGAYVGTAVAEFFRDQGKDVFLMMDSATRFAMAQREVGLAVGEPPATKGYTPSVFALFPKLLERPGTSPTGTITALYTVLVEGDDMNEIIADTVRGILDGHIVLARKIAHQNRYPAVDVLQSISRLFPEITKRDHQDAAGKLRKVLDTYQKNEDLIKIGAYKDGSDPDVDYAKRMFKEVVGFLSQRKDEPTPMDQTLEMMKALMAR, encoded by the coding sequence ATGGCGCCGTGGGTGCGCGCCGTGGCGAACGCCACCACGGTGAAGATGCACGGCAAGGTCACCAACGTGGTGGGTCTGGCCATCGAGTCAGAAGGCCCGACCTGCAAGATGGCTGAGCTCTGCTACATCTATCCGAAAGACAGCGATGATCCCCCGATTGAAGCCGAGGTGGTGGGGTTCAAGGGCAATCGCGTTGTGCTCATGCCTCTCGGCGAGGTGCGAGGAATCGGCCCGGGCTGCGAGGTGCGAGCCACGGGCGGGCCGCTGATGGTTGCCGTGGGGCACGCACTCCTGGGGCGCGTGCTCGATGGCCTGGGAAACCCCATCGACGGCAAGGGTCCCATCGATCCGGACGCGATGTACTCCGTCCACAACGAGGTGGTGAACCCGTTCCTGCGGCCGCGAATCACGAAGCCGCTCCAGACCGGGGTGCGTGTTCTCGATGGTCTGCTCACCCTGGGTCGCGGCCAGCGCGTGGGAATCTTTGCCGGTTCAGGTGTGGGAAAGTCGACGTTGCTCGGCATGATTGCCCGCAACACAGACGCAGACGTCAACGTGCTCACGCTCATCGGAGAGCGCAACCGCGAGCTGCGCGATTTCATCGAGCTCGATCTGGGAGAGGAAGGCCTCAAGCGCTCGGTCTGTGTCGTGGCGACCTCTGACAAGCCAGCGCTGGTGCGTCGCATGGGCGCTTATGTGGGAACCGCGGTGGCGGAGTTCTTCCGCGATCAGGGCAAGGACGTGTTCCTCATGATGGACTCGGCCACGCGATTCGCCATGGCGCAGCGCGAGGTGGGGCTGGCGGTGGGAGAGCCGCCAGCCACGAAGGGGTACACCCCTTCGGTGTTCGCGCTCTTCCCCAAGCTCCTCGAGCGCCCCGGCACATCGCCCACGGGCACCATCACGGCGCTGTACACCGTGCTGGTCGAGGGTGACGACATGAACGAGATCATTGCCGACACGGTGCGTGGCATCCTCGATGGCCACATCGTCCTGGCACGCAAGATCGCCCATCAGAACCGCTATCCCGCGGTTGATGTGCTGCAGAGCATCTCGCGTCTCTTCCCGGAGATCACAAAGCGCGATCATCAAGATGCCGCAGGCAAGCTGCGCAAGGTGCTCGACACCTATCAGAAGAACGAGGACCTCATCAAGATCGGCGCCTACAAGGACGGCAGCGATCCGGATGTCGACTACGCCAAGCGCATGTTCAAGGAGGTCGTGGGCTTCCTGAGCCAGCGCAAGGACGAGCCGACGCCGATGGACCAGACTCTCGAGATGATGAAAGCCCTCATGGCGCGCTGA